One part of the Ktedonobacterales bacterium genome encodes these proteins:
- a CDS encoding GNAT family protein, with protein sequence MFVLPLGNDAELRLLEMRHAEELFTLVDQNRFYLRQWLGWVDSNQSILDSRSFIRGALQQFANNNGFQAGVWFGGALAGVIGYNYIDWQNSRTEFGYWLGAPFQGHGLITRACQALIDYTYDDLRLNRIEILCAAENTRSRAIPERLGFTQEGIFRQAEWLYDHFVDLVVYAMLADEWRGVPTEAQHSH encoded by the coding sequence ATGTTTGTTCTGCCGCTGGGGAACGATGCCGAACTGCGCCTGCTGGAGATGCGCCACGCGGAGGAACTGTTTACCCTGGTCGATCAGAACCGTTTCTATCTGCGCCAGTGGCTCGGCTGGGTGGACAGCAACCAATCCATCCTCGACAGCCGCAGCTTCATACGCGGCGCGTTGCAGCAGTTCGCCAATAATAATGGCTTCCAGGCAGGCGTCTGGTTCGGGGGCGCGCTGGCCGGAGTCATCGGCTACAACTACATTGACTGGCAGAACAGCAGAACAGAGTTTGGCTACTGGCTGGGCGCGCCCTTTCAAGGGCATGGTCTCATCACCCGCGCCTGCCAGGCGCTCATTGATTATACCTATGATGACCTGCGCCTGAACCGCATCGAGATTCTCTGCGCGGCAGAGAACACCCGCAGCCGCGCCATCCCCGAACGCCTGGGCTTCACTCAGGAAGGCATCTTCCGCCAGGCCGAATGGCTCTATGACCACTTCGTTGATCTGGTCGTCTATGCCATGCTGGCCGATGAATGGCGCGGCGTGCCCACTGAAGCCCAGCATAGTCACTGA
- a CDS encoding protein kinase codes for MSTSLVYCATCGAANPPEAEACFACGNPPLRAAPPASSGSSSFTGLLAPQSLLRRRYRLLAQIGKGGFGAVYQAEDTELGARKVAVKEMSQRGLTPEELQEATQAFRNEALLLAGLTHPNLPRIYEQFSEDGRWYLVMDFIEGETLEARLSRMPGGRLLVQETLKIGLQLCTVLGYLHTRQPPIIFRDLKPANIMITPGGDIALIDFGIARHFKPGQTRDTVAFGSAGFAAPEQYGKAQTTTQSDIYSLGATLHQLLSGSDPSNSPFLFAPLHLAEPEGLEALIMRMLEADQAKRPRDVHTIGQELQRISDTLVIRQEYPRASTGSSLPQMANAPGTSMMPSKGAAAHSWTSSPSRRTVVDPLFERGLSVKQKIGLASVGGVIVLSVVAAVIAWSLTFHQAVVTSQEVPYIQVDTSPDFSPDSPERDTFHVGDTVYVTFVLSNTSLSSVPVKLFFGATLKQADTVPTGESLDHFSIGIFNTPKGPVSGVQVTDTATVTQTGIYKWEVDDDQGNAEASITFQVVS; via the coding sequence ATGAGTACTTCTTTGGTGTACTGTGCTACCTGTGGGGCCGCCAATCCGCCGGAAGCGGAAGCGTGTTTTGCCTGTGGAAATCCGCCGTTGCGGGCTGCCCCGCCAGCGTCGTCTGGCAGTAGTTCTTTTACCGGCCTGCTTGCCCCGCAATCGCTGCTCAGGCGGCGCTATCGCCTGCTGGCTCAGATTGGCAAGGGCGGCTTTGGCGCGGTCTATCAGGCGGAGGATACGGAACTGGGCGCCCGCAAGGTGGCGGTCAAGGAGATGAGCCAGCGCGGGCTGACGCCGGAAGAGTTGCAAGAAGCCACGCAGGCGTTTCGCAACGAGGCGCTGCTGCTGGCCGGGCTGACGCATCCGAATCTGCCGCGCATCTACGAGCAGTTCAGCGAGGACGGGCGCTGGTATCTGGTGATGGACTTTATCGAGGGCGAAACGCTGGAGGCGCGCTTGAGCCGCATGCCTGGGGGACGTTTGCTGGTGCAGGAGACGCTGAAGATCGGCCTGCAACTCTGTACGGTGCTGGGCTATCTGCACACGCGCCAGCCGCCGATCATCTTCCGTGACCTCAAGCCCGCCAACATCATGATTACGCCCGGCGGAGACATTGCTCTCATTGACTTTGGCATCGCGCGCCACTTCAAGCCCGGCCAGACGAGAGATACCGTCGCGTTTGGCTCGGCAGGCTTTGCCGCGCCGGAGCAGTATGGCAAGGCGCAGACGACCACACAATCCGACATCTACAGCCTGGGCGCGACGCTGCATCAGTTGCTCAGCGGCAGTGACCCGTCAAATAGCCCGTTTCTCTTTGCGCCGCTGCATCTGGCCGAACCGGAGGGGCTGGAGGCGCTGATTATGCGGATGCTGGAGGCAGACCAGGCAAAGCGGCCTCGTGATGTCCATACCATAGGCCAAGAGCTTCAACGCATCAGTGATACTCTTGTTATCAGGCAGGAGTACCCACGCGCTTCAACTGGTTCATCCTTGCCCCAAATGGCGAACGCTCCTGGAACCTCAATGATGCCATCGAAGGGAGCAGCAGCCCACTCATGGACATCATCGCCAAGTAGGAGGACAGTTGTAGATCCTTTATTCGAACGGGGCTTATCAGTAAAACAGAAGATTGGGCTGGCAAGCGTAGGAGGAGTTATCGTATTGAGCGTGGTGGCAGCAGTGATCGCCTGGTCACTTACTTTTCACCAGGCTGTTGTGACCAGCCAGGAAGTTCCATATATTCAGGTAGATACCAGCCCCGACTTTTCCCCAGACAGTCCAGAGAGGGATACGTTCCATGTTGGCGATACGGTCTATGTGACGTTCGTTCTCAGTAATACCAGCCTGTCTAGCGTCCCCGTAAAGCTTTTCTTTGGGGCCACGCTCAAACAGGCTGATACAGTACCAACTGGAGAAAGCTTAGACCATTTTTCTATCGGGATTTTTAACACACCGAAGGGACCAGTATCAGGTGTCCAGGTGACAGACACCGCAACAGTCACTCAGACTGGCATCTACAAATGGGAGGTGGATGATGATCAGGGGAATGCTGAGGCCAGCATTACTTTCCAGGTTGTTTCGTAG
- a CDS encoding class I SAM-dependent methyltransferase: protein MPAERELFIDIDREPENGHPRLSGMPAAQQGSASHLWPPPAASPASQDRRDVRAAPSISRRIGDLAALPTMPLDLDLVESLAALAPKSTATRPLSLAEALAAMQTPAPPITSEPNTPPPAAEPLPGPPEPPAGRANFDQIYRVRVSAAGPLALPEELSPQEPPDDTYLARSYDLTRLATAELYERAIVPLWSAPFGRMLLSAFQGCPRQPGWQVVDVGCGTGYPTLEVAKLLEPDGDVAGVDVWGAGIEHAQARARELRLNNVAFLVADVASCDLPECSFDTAICNLGLTSFAQPDAALKGIARLLQPNGTLILTTSLRGTMQEFFETYRAVLNDLGLLDLGWDVERLIYLQPTLERVEALLDMAGFTVDQTLSDHFALEFPDGGAFLRSPLVGMRFLHRWRNVIGDLSLRRVVFNEVERRLNARAAAWGRLDLIVPMLCVTARRRAQG from the coding sequence ATGCCAGCGGAGCGAGAACTCTTTATAGATATTGATCGTGAGCCGGAGAACGGACATCCCCGGCTGTCTGGCATGCCCGCCGCCCAACAGGGCAGCGCCAGCCATCTCTGGCCGCCTCCAGCAGCCAGCCCCGCCAGCCAGGACCGGCGTGATGTGCGCGCCGCGCCGTCAATCTCGCGGCGCATCGGTGATCTGGCGGCGCTGCCCACGATGCCGCTGGACCTCGATCTGGTAGAAAGCCTGGCGGCCCTGGCCCCCAAATCTACGGCGACGCGCCCTCTTTCCCTGGCGGAAGCTCTGGCCGCGATGCAGACGCCCGCGCCGCCGATCACGTCCGAGCCGAATACGCCGCCGCCCGCTGCGGAGCCGCTGCCAGGGCCACCTGAGCCGCCCGCTGGCCGAGCGAACTTCGATCAGATCTATCGCGTTCGTGTCTCTGCTGCGGGGCCGCTGGCGCTGCCAGAGGAGCTATCCCCCCAGGAACCGCCCGACGATACGTATCTGGCACGGTCCTATGATCTGACTCGCCTGGCGACAGCAGAACTGTATGAGCGAGCCATTGTGCCGCTCTGGTCGGCTCCTTTTGGGCGTATGCTGCTGAGCGCCTTTCAGGGGTGTCCGCGCCAGCCTGGCTGGCAGGTGGTGGATGTTGGCTGTGGGACGGGCTACCCGACGCTGGAGGTGGCGAAGCTGCTGGAGCCGGACGGCGATGTGGCCGGGGTGGATGTGTGGGGCGCGGGCATTGAACACGCCCAGGCCAGAGCCAGAGAACTGCGCCTCAACAATGTCGCCTTTCTGGTAGCCGATGTGGCCTCCTGTGACCTGCCGGAATGCTCCTTCGATACCGCGATCTGCAATCTGGGCCTGACCAGCTTTGCCCAGCCCGATGCTGCCCTGAAGGGGATTGCGCGGCTTCTTCAGCCGAATGGCACGCTGATCCTGACGACGAGCCTGCGAGGGACGATGCAAGAGTTTTTCGAGACATATCGCGCGGTCTTGAACGATCTGGGCTTGCTCGACCTCGGTTGGGATGTCGAGCGGCTGATATACCTGCAACCAACGCTGGAACGAGTGGAGGCGCTGCTGGATATGGCGGGCTTCACTGTCGATCAAACGCTGAGCGATCATTTCGCGCTGGAGTTTCCCGATGGCGGCGCTTTCCTGCGCTCGCCCCTGGTGGGCATGCGTTTCTTGCACAGATGGCGGAACGTGATCGGCGATCTGTCGCTGCGTCGGGTGGTTTTCAATGAGGTCGAACGCCGCCTGAACGCGCGCGCCGCTGCCTGGGGGCGTCTGGACTTGATCGTGCCTATGCTCTGTGTCACGGCGCGCCGCCGGGCGCAGGGATAG
- a CDS encoding winged helix DNA-binding domain-containing protein, with the protein MKMALSDDQARFLRLRAQRLAAQQPGTVVGVVQALCGFQAQDAPAASLGVRVRSAGLAPADVERARVEDRSVVRTWGMRGTLHLLATEDLSWLLALLGPVCIAASRRRSVALGLDEDTYARGVRAIRDALASRGPLTRPELVEYLDSRGIRTEGQAKAYLVYRAALEGVLCLGPDRGAKPTYVLLDDWIPRGRAVSLSREEAGAELARRYLAAYGPAGPEDMAAWSGLSISEIRAAWRVIADDLLEAPLAGRPAWMLKTRAAWLDELAASSRVVRLLPAFDTYLLGYRSRDLAAPPQYAKRINAGGGMIQPTLLVDGRVVGTWRSKRQRNGLEVVIEPFHPLAPEVMPGLEAEISDLARFLGTVAALRALPPLAQ; encoded by the coding sequence ATGAAGATGGCTTTATCCGACGATCAGGCGCGTTTCCTGCGCCTGCGCGCGCAGCGGCTCGCTGCGCAGCAGCCGGGTACGGTTGTCGGTGTCGTGCAGGCGCTCTGTGGCTTCCAGGCGCAGGATGCGCCCGCCGCGAGCCTTGGGGTGCGCGTGCGCAGCGCCGGGCTGGCGCCCGCCGATGTCGAGCGGGCGCGGGTTGAGGATCGCTCGGTGGTGCGCACCTGGGGGATGCGCGGGACGCTGCACCTGCTGGCAACCGAAGACCTGAGCTGGCTGCTGGCGCTGCTGGGTCCGGTATGTATTGCCGCCAGCCGGCGGCGATCAGTCGCGCTCGGACTGGACGAAGATACCTACGCGAGAGGCGTGCGCGCGATCCGCGATGCGCTTGCCAGCCGGGGGCCGCTGACGCGCCCTGAACTTGTGGAGTATCTGGATAGTCGCGGCATCCGCACTGAGGGCCAGGCGAAAGCGTATCTGGTCTATCGCGCCGCGCTCGAAGGCGTCCTCTGCCTGGGGCCAGATCGCGGCGCAAAGCCAACCTATGTGCTGCTGGACGATTGGATACCGCGCGGGCGCGCTGTGTCGCTGTCGCGGGAGGAAGCGGGCGCGGAACTGGCGCGCCGCTATCTCGCGGCGTATGGTCCGGCGGGGCCGGAAGATATGGCGGCCTGGTCGGGCCTTTCGATCAGCGAGATACGGGCTGCCTGGCGTGTTATAGCCGATGATCTGCTTGAGGCGCCGCTTGCCGGGCGTCCGGCCTGGATGCTCAAGACACGCGCCGCCTGGCTGGATGAGCTTGCAGCCTCTTCGCGGGTGGTACGCTTGCTGCCAGCCTTTGACACGTATCTCCTGGGCTACCGAAGCCGAGACCTGGCGGCGCCGCCCCAGTATGCAAAGCGCATTAACGCTGGGGGCGGGATGATCCAGCCGACGCTGCTGGTTGATGGCCGCGTGGTGGGGACGTGGAGGAGCAAGCGCCAGAGAAACGGTCTGGAGGTCGTCATCGAGCCGTTTCACCCGCTTGCGCCAGAGGTGATGCCAGGGCTGGAGGCGGAGATCAGCGATCTCGCGCGCTTTCTGGGGACGGTGGCTGCACTGCGGGCGCTGCCTCCCCTCGCTCAGTGA
- a CDS encoding GNAT family N-acetyltransferase, translated as MHPKYRQRGLQAVVKTLTLPPGVTIRRWEEADFPTVQRLSAAEGWPTTLERAAEALDAWRRSWPALAAVANDEVIGFCRALSDGSITTYIVDLLVAPGWQRQGIGSALLEASQRLCPGSRLELLALETSRSFYARVGFRSFYGFRLSWQEREAKRS; from the coding sequence TTGCATCCAAAGTATAGGCAACGCGGCCTGCAAGCTGTCGTGAAGACGCTTACGCTGCCGCCAGGCGTCACCATTCGCCGCTGGGAGGAAGCGGATTTTCCGACGGTGCAGCGCCTTTCGGCGGCGGAAGGCTGGCCCACCACGCTTGAGCGAGCCGCTGAGGCGCTTGACGCCTGGCGGCGGTCCTGGCCCGCGCTGGCAGCAGTGGCGAATGATGAGGTGATCGGGTTCTGTCGCGCTTTGAGCGATGGATCGATCACGACCTATATCGTGGACCTGCTGGTGGCCCCTGGCTGGCAGCGCCAGGGGATCGGCTCCGCGCTCCTGGAGGCGAGCCAACGGTTGTGTCCCGGCTCGCGGCTTGAACTGCTTGCGCTGGAGACAAGCCGATCCTTCTACGCGCGCGTCGGCTTTCGCTCATTTTATGGATTTCGCCTGAGCTGGCAGGAGCGAGAAGCGAAGCGTTCGTAG
- a CDS encoding PQQ-binding-like beta-propeller repeat protein, with translation MKTPSLGPLAPGPDCNQFADLLPLLNTAELAEARGAEARAHVALCRWCRQQLKEYTALEAALRRHIASLSAGFPAVSPEGVIDSVERQETMAAPPAPRAEAPRRPARRFVSWMAPSAAVLVVILLTVAIFVSRGSPSSSAPPNIVSPGTPSALPSGIPSPSGTPSPVGRIPGVLYAITNESGDVSRVLALRRGDGKVLWRSKQSGAFSNLVSDQGRVYVLLGDSESVSVLALSASDGSVLWQSQPQKVEFEPTLTAANGVVYFENSVYHKGDQGDPVITVAPAITAFRGSDGHTLWRYAAPDQMMSPPAVFGSSMYVGVGAGVVALRVSDGTQRWRAPLGLEGLPYLEGLGVDGSGVYAFVDERILAPSRDDIIPHLFALRASDGGPLWRFDPTQDAVSAPVVAGGVVYLGTGGYCDSSGLTCIDVLYALRAKDGKQLWRYETPSFTPIIAPWSLAGPLLANGVLYFVSGDGLLNALRASDQKLLWHQRLDNPGLTPILALTDQAIFVQTDASVLALWTSDGSVIWQQ, from the coding sequence ATGAAAACACCATCTCTGGGGCCGCTTGCCCCTGGACCGGATTGCAACCAGTTTGCCGATCTGCTGCCGCTGCTGAATACCGCTGAGCTTGCAGAGGCGCGCGGCGCCGAGGCGCGCGCGCATGTAGCTCTCTGTCGCTGGTGTCGGCAGCAGCTAAAGGAATATACCGCTCTGGAAGCGGCCTTGCGACGGCATATCGCTTCACTTTCGGCTGGGTTTCCCGCTGTCTCCCCGGAAGGAGTGATTGATAGCGTTGAACGGCAAGAGACGATGGCTGCCCCGCCAGCGCCGCGCGCCGAAGCTCCCCGGCGTCCGGCGCGCCGTTTTGTTAGCTGGATGGCTCCGTCGGCTGCTGTACTGGTCGTCATTCTCCTGACCGTCGCCATCTTCGTATCGCGTGGCTCACCCTCCAGCAGCGCGCCCCCCAACATTGTGTCTCCTGGCACGCCCAGCGCCCTTCCCAGCGGTATACCCTCTCCCAGCGGCACGCCCTCACCTGTCGGGCGCATACCCGGCGTTCTCTACGCGATTACCAATGAATCCGGCGATGTCTCAAGAGTTCTGGCGTTGCGCCGGGGCGATGGGAAGGTACTCTGGCGCTCCAAACAGAGTGGAGCGTTCTCCAATCTGGTGAGCGATCAGGGCCGAGTGTACGTTCTTCTGGGCGACAGTGAGAGCGTGTCTGTCCTGGCTCTGAGCGCCAGCGATGGCAGCGTCCTCTGGCAGTCGCAGCCGCAGAAGGTCGAGTTTGAGCCGACGCTCACCGCTGCGAATGGGGTGGTCTATTTTGAGAATAGCGTCTATCACAAGGGCGATCAGGGCGATCCGGTAATCACAGTTGCGCCAGCCATTACCGCGTTTCGTGGCAGCGATGGGCATACGCTCTGGCGCTATGCCGCCCCCGACCAGATGATGTCGCCGCCAGCCGTCTTCGGCAGCAGTATGTATGTCGGTGTAGGCGCGGGGGTGGTCGCCTTGCGCGTCAGCGATGGCACGCAACGCTGGCGCGCGCCGCTGGGCCTGGAGGGTTTGCCGTACCTGGAGGGGCTTGGCGTAGATGGCAGCGGCGTCTATGCCTTCGTGGATGAGCGGATACTGGCCCCTTCGAGGGATGACATTATTCCGCATCTCTTCGCGCTGCGGGCCAGCGATGGCGGGCCGCTCTGGCGGTTCGATCCGACGCAGGATGCGGTCTCAGCGCCAGTGGTTGCCGGTGGCGTGGTCTACTTGGGAACGGGCGGCTACTGCGACTCATCGGGATTAACCTGCATAGACGTTCTCTACGCGCTGCGCGCCAAAGATGGCAAGCAGCTCTGGCGCTACGAGACGCCCTCATTCACGCCCATTATTGCCCCCTGGTCCCTGGCCGGGCCGCTGCTTGCCAATGGCGTCCTCTATTTCGTCAGCGGCGATGGCCTCCTGAACGCCCTGCGCGCCAGCGATCAAAAGCTGCTCTGGCATCAGCGTCTCGACAACCCAGGGTTGACCCCGATCCTGGCGTTGACCGATCAGGCGATCTTTGTCCAGACCGACGCCAGTGTTCTGGCGCTGTGGACCAGCGACGGCAGCGTCATCTGGCAGCAATAG
- the queA gene encoding tRNA preQ1(34) S-adenosylmethionine ribosyltransferase-isomerase QueA gives MRTSDFDYDLPPELIAQTPIEPRDASRLLVVNRASGELAHRHFRDIGDYLRPGDLLVANRSRVIPARLAGHKADSGGAIETLLLARRPDLGPEYWETLVRPGRRIREGQELLFSRPGAGTNGQPILAAIVVSRTEAGGRILRFTPPASGEPLEAVLARLGSMPLPPYIRAPLENPERYQTVYSREPGSAAAPTAGLHFTPELLAQLGEQGVETAFVLLHVGLDTFRPVEEENPSDHKMHSEAFALDEQAAAQINAARARGGRVIAVGTTSVRVLESLPDAPTVAPCQGRTALFITPGYQFRLVDALITNFHLPRSSLLMLVSAFVGAPASVAAGADLTRRAYAEAIARRYRFFSFGDAMLIL, from the coding sequence ATGCGAACGAGTGACTTTGATTACGATCTGCCACCCGAACTGATCGCCCAGACGCCCATCGAGCCGCGCGACGCTTCGCGGCTGCTGGTGGTCAATCGTGCCAGCGGCGAACTGGCGCATCGCCACTTCCGCGACATCGGCGATTACCTGCGCCCCGGCGACCTGCTGGTTGCCAACCGCAGCCGGGTCATTCCGGCGCGCCTGGCCGGGCACAAAGCCGACAGCGGCGGCGCAATTGAGACGCTGCTGCTGGCGCGCCGTCCCGACCTCGGCCCGGAATACTGGGAAACGCTGGTGCGCCCTGGTCGGCGCATCCGCGAAGGCCAGGAACTGCTCTTCTCGCGGCCTGGCGCGGGCACGAACGGCCAGCCCATCCTTGCCGCCATCGTGGTCTCGCGCACCGAAGCCGGGGGGCGCATCCTGCGCTTTACGCCGCCAGCTTCTGGCGAGCCGCTAGAGGCTGTACTGGCCCGGCTTGGGTCCATGCCCCTGCCGCCTTACATCCGCGCGCCGCTGGAAAATCCCGAACGCTACCAGACCGTCTACTCGCGCGAGCCAGGCTCAGCCGCCGCGCCAACCGCCGGGCTGCACTTCACGCCCGAACTGCTGGCGCAGCTTGGGGAGCAGGGCGTGGAAACCGCCTTCGTGCTGCTGCACGTCGGCCTGGATACCTTCCGCCCCGTCGAAGAGGAAAACCCCAGCGACCATAAGATGCATAGTGAAGCCTTCGCCCTGGACGAACAGGCTGCCGCGCAGATCAACGCCGCCCGCGCGCGCGGTGGGCGCGTCATCGCGGTAGGCACCACCAGCGTGCGCGTCCTGGAAAGCCTGCCCGATGCGCCCACCGTCGCGCCATGCCAGGGGCGCACCGCGCTCTTCATCACGCCGGGCTATCAATTTCGCCTGGTGGACGCCCTCATCACCAATTTTCATCTGCCGCGCTCCAGCCTGCTGATGCTGGTCAGCGCCTTCGTGGGCGCGCCCGCCTCCGTTGCCGCAGGCGCTGATCTTACGCGCCGCGCTTACGCCGAAGCCATCGCCCGGCGCTATCGCTTCTTTAGCTTTGGTGACGCCATGCTGATTCTCTAG
- the recF gene encoding DNA replication and repair protein RecF (All proteins in this family for which functions are known are DNA-binding proteins that assist the filamentation of RecA onto DNA for the initiation of recombination or recombinational repair.) — protein sequence MYLQRLRLTNFRNYETLDLTLRPGLSIFQGRNAQGKSNLLESIALLATSRSFRAGGERETVRWGAPGHFARVDARLARRAGPLSVEIVIADPKPPAQGETRRPEGVGAFQAPPALRKRIKINGSPRRAMDLLGQVNVVLFAPPDLDLVIGTPQYRRHYLDVTLCQVSHRYCHALSQFQKVQAQRAALLRRIRENQEDPRSLAFWDEQFVTLGGTLMLERARLIERVNTGARGFYEQLSGGAEEIQVIYRPSFAGAGAPTDRTVESLTSAFRAELSTLRRREIHAGVNLLGPHRDDVAFLSQQMDLAVYGSRGQQRSAALATKLAELHFLQEETGEQPILLLDDVLSELDEERRSYLLGMVRGLEQVLLTTTERAALPADLLSDAACYTVVAGAIQEMSAGG from the coding sequence ATGTATCTGCAACGCTTGCGTTTAACCAACTTTCGCAATTATGAAACACTGGACCTGACGCTGCGTCCTGGCCTGTCGATCTTCCAGGGGCGCAACGCGCAGGGCAAGTCGAATCTGCTGGAAAGCATCGCGCTGCTCGCCACCAGCCGCTCGTTTCGGGCGGGCGGCGAGCGCGAGACGGTGCGCTGGGGCGCGCCGGGGCATTTTGCGCGGGTGGATGCCCGGCTTGCCCGCCGCGCCGGGCCGCTGAGTGTGGAGATTGTGATCGCCGATCCGAAGCCGCCCGCTCAGGGCGAAACGCGGCGACCAGAAGGTGTTGGGGCGTTTCAAGCGCCGCCCGCGCTGCGCAAGCGCATCAAGATCAATGGGTCGCCGCGCCGGGCGATGGACCTGCTGGGCCAGGTGAACGTTGTGCTGTTCGCGCCGCCCGATCTTGATCTGGTGATCGGCACGCCGCAGTATCGGCGGCATTATCTGGATGTGACGCTCTGCCAGGTGAGCCATCGCTATTGCCACGCGCTCAGCCAGTTCCAGAAGGTGCAGGCGCAGCGGGCCGCGCTCTTGCGACGCATCCGCGAGAACCAGGAAGACCCGCGCTCGCTCGCCTTCTGGGACGAGCAGTTTGTCACGCTGGGCGGCACGCTGATGCTGGAGCGCGCCCGGTTGATCGAGCGGGTGAATACCGGGGCGCGCGGCTTCTATGAGCAACTGAGCGGCGGCGCAGAAGAGATACAGGTGATCTATCGCCCATCTTTTGCAGGCGCGGGCGCGCCGACGGACAGGACGGTTGAGAGCCTGACCAGCGCCTTTCGCGCCGAACTGTCCACGCTGCGCCGACGCGAGATTCACGCGGGTGTCAATCTGCTGGGGCCGCATCGAGACGATGTGGCTTTTCTGAGCCAGCAGATGGACCTGGCGGTCTACGGCTCGCGGGGCCAGCAGCGCAGCGCCGCTCTGGCAACCAAGCTGGCCGAACTGCATTTCCTGCAAGAAGAGACGGGCGAGCAGCCTATCCTCTTGCTGGATGATGTCCTCAGCGAACTGGATGAGGAGCGCCGCAGCTATCTGCTGGGCATGGTGCGCGGTCTGGAGCAAGTGCTGCTCACGACCACCGAGCGCGCCGCGCTCCCCGCCGACCTGCTCTCGGATGCGGCGTGCTATACGGTGGTCGCTGGCGCGATACAGGAGATGAGCGCGGGCGGATAA
- a CDS encoding sigma-70 family RNA polymerase sigma factor, whose product MNTSRARVPVETSTFAALVNQTQRALYGYLRGLMADEEQARDLMQDVFCDAWRAAKQGIAPFDLESDERGRQRWLFHVAHHKAVSALRHRSLIRWEPLEEPKDGEDRFLQESAPFEEQIVEGAVLQAALASLTLEEASCLLLNVVQGFPSAEIAQIVHISPEACKKRLSRARQRLRAAYLARAADGLEEASSS is encoded by the coding sequence GTGAATACGTCGCGTGCGCGCGTTCCGGTGGAAACGTCCACCTTCGCTGCTCTGGTGAACCAGACGCAGCGGGCGCTCTATGGCTATCTGCGTGGATTGATGGCCGATGAAGAGCAGGCGCGCGATCTGATGCAGGATGTCTTCTGCGATGCCTGGCGCGCGGCAAAGCAGGGCATCGCGCCCTTTGATCTGGAGAGCGACGAGCGAGGCAGACAACGCTGGCTCTTTCACGTGGCGCATCACAAGGCGGTTTCGGCGCTGAGGCATCGCAGCCTGATCCGCTGGGAGCCATTGGAGGAGCCGAAGGATGGGGAAGATCGCTTTCTTCAGGAATCAGCGCCATTTGAGGAGCAGATTGTGGAAGGGGCCGTGTTGCAAGCCGCGCTCGCCAGCCTGACGCTGGAAGAGGCATCATGTCTGCTCTTGAACGTTGTCCAGGGCTTTCCCTCGGCAGAGATTGCGCAGATTGTTCATATCAGCCCTGAAGCGTGTAAAAAGCGTCTCTCGCGCGCCAGGCAGCGGCTGCGGGCTGCCTATCTGGCGCGCGCTGCCGACGGGCTTGAGGAGGCGTCGTCCTCATGA
- a CDS encoding DinB family protein, translating into MTDDATRTLAAFYQGWENYQELLIKAIAPLTSEQLALRAAPHLRSIEMNCRHMIGARGRWCHLALGLGDEAFAALGRWDRRDAPERSAAELVNGLRQSWEVLRAALASWSPADLAYTIPNTDREPGEPEVFTRQWVIWHLIEHDLHHGGEISLTLGMHDLTAPDL; encoded by the coding sequence ATGACAGATGATGCAACGAGAACCCTGGCGGCTTTCTACCAGGGATGGGAGAACTATCAGGAACTGCTCATCAAAGCTATCGCCCCCTTAACGTCGGAGCAACTGGCGCTGAGGGCTGCGCCACATCTGCGCAGCATTGAGATGAATTGTCGGCATATGATCGGCGCCCGTGGCCGCTGGTGTCATCTGGCGTTGGGGCTTGGTGACGAGGCGTTCGCTGCTCTTGGGCGCTGGGACCGCCGCGACGCGCCCGAACGGAGCGCCGCCGAACTGGTCAACGGCCTGCGCCAGTCTTGGGAGGTGCTGCGCGCTGCCCTGGCAAGCTGGTCTCCCGCAGACCTGGCCTATACCATTCCAAACACGGACCGTGAGCCGGGCGAGCCGGAGGTGTTCACGCGCCAGTGGGTGATCTGGCATCTGATCGAACACGATCTGCATCACGGCGGCGAGATTTCGCTGACACTGGGGATGCACGACCTGACCGCGCCCGATCTTTAG